In one Alnus glutinosa chromosome 12, dhAlnGlut1.1, whole genome shotgun sequence genomic region, the following are encoded:
- the LOC133851067 gene encoding glutamate receptor 3.3-like, giving the protein MNMFWLLGLIFCYGLFIGTGTGVRVSTSPNVVNIGAILSFNSSIGKVAKVAIEAAVEDVNSNPAVLKGTKLKLDTQDTKQSSGFLGIIEALRFMENDTVAIVGPQQSVMAHVISHIANELQVPLLSFAATDPTLNSLQFPYFVRTTQSDTFQMAAVAEIINYYEWRDVIAIYIDDDHGRNGVAALGDKLAEKRCKISYRAPLSPKVGRNEISNTLLKVALMESRVIILHIYATWGLDVVDVARNMGMMESGYVWIATDWLSTVLDTESSFPPSAMDGIEGFLTLRMHTPDSELKRKFVSRWSNLTGGVSRLNTYGLYAYDTVWLLAHALDAFLNQGGNISFSIDPRLTGFRGGNLHFDSMSIFDGGNMLLTSILEVNISGVSGPIKFTSDRNLIGTAYEIINVIGTTGMRRIGYWSNSSGLSTVPPEELNTKINRSRSNHLYGVIWPGQTTVKPRGWVFSSNGKQLRVGVPVRLSFREFASRVDGSDVFHGYCIDVFNAALALLPYAVQYKFIPFGDGHRVPIYDNLLEMIATNEFDVAVGDITITTNRTKIVDFTQPYIESGLVVVAPVQKLNCSAWAFLRPFTPMMWFVTGLFFLGVGVVVWILGRRTNDDFQGPPRKQVATIVWFSFSTLFTTHREKIDSALSRLVLLIWLFVVLILNSSYIASLTSILTVEQLSYSVKGIESLIISDDPIGYQHGSFIENYLMEELNIQKSRLVPLDSAEEFEKALNDGPNMGGVAAVVDKRAYMELFLSSRCEFGIVGQEFTKTGWGFAFPRDSLLAVDMSTAILKLSESGELQKIHDKWLSRQACRSEGAKQEVDRLSLTSF; this is encoded by the exons ATGAATATGTTTTGGCTTCTGGGATTGATTTTCTGCTATGGGCTTTTCATTGGCACTGGTACGGGGGTCCGTGTTTCTACAAGTCCGAATGTTGTTAACATTGGCGCTATTTTGTCTTTCAATTCTTCCATTGGGAAAGTTGCAAAAGTCGCAATAGAAGCTGCAGTCGAAGATGTGAATTCAAATCCAGCGGTTCTAAAAGGAACTAAATTGAAACTTGACACGCAGGATACAAAACAATCTAGTGGGTTTCTGGGAATCATTGAAG CTTTGCGGTTTATGGAGAACGATACAGTGGCCATAGTTGGTCCCCAACAATCAGTTATGGCCCATGTAATTTCACATATTGCAAATGAGCTCCAAGTCCCTCTATTATCCTTCGCAGCAACAGACCCTACCTTGAATTCGCTTCAGTTCCCTTACTTTGTTAGAACAACGCAAAGTGACACATTTCAGATGGCAGCTGTAGCAGAAATCATAAACTATTACGAATGGCGAGATGTAATAGCTATCTATATTGATGATGATCATGGGAGAAATGGGGTTGCTGCATTAGGTGACAAGCTCGCCGAGAAACGTTGTAAAATCTCATACAGAGCACCTTTAAGCCCCAAAGTAGGTCGGAATGAAATCTCTAATACACTGCTTAAGGTGGCGTTGATGGAGTCTCGGGTTATTATCCTCCACATATATGCTACCTGGGGTCTAGACGTAGTTGATGTAGCACGGAACATGGGGATGATGGAAAGTGGATATGTGTGGATAGCTACTGATTGGCTCTCTACTGTACTTgacacagaatcttccttccCTCCATCCGCAATGGATGGCATTGAAGGGTTTCTTACCTTACGTATGCACACTCCGGATTCGGAACTCAAAAGGAAATTTGTTTCGAGATGGAGCAACTTGACAGGCGGGGTTTCCAGACTAAATACCTATGGTCTGTATGCCTACGACACTGTTTGGCTTCTTGCTCATGCACTCGACGCATTTTTAAATCAGGGGGGgaatatttcattttcaattgatCCGAGATTAACCGGGTTCCGTGGAGGGAACTTGCATTTTGATAGTATGAGCATCTTTGATGGAGGGAACATGTTGCTTACTAGCATTTTAGAGGTGAATATAAGTGGTGTAAGTGGCCCAATCAAGTTCACTTCAGATAGGAATCTCATTGGTACGGCATATGAAATCATCAATGTCATTGGCACTACAGGGATGAGAAGAATCGGTTATTGGTCCAATTCTTCCGGCTTGTCAACTGTGCCTCCGGAAGAGCtcaacacaaaaataaatcGTTCCCGTTCAAATCATCTATATGGTGTCATCTGGCCGGGACAAACAACTGTAAAGCCTCGTGGGTGGGTATTCTCAAGCAACGGAAAGCAATTGCGGGTTGGAGTCCCAGTCCGACTTAGTTTTCGTGAATTTGCTTCCCGAGTAGATGGCTCTGATGTTTTTCACGGTTATTGCATTGATGTATTTAATGCTGCACTTGCGTTATTACCATATGCAGTCCAGTATAAGTTCATTCCATTTGGAGATGGACATAGAGTTCCCATATACGATAATCTTCTGGAGATGATCGCAACGAAT GAATTTGATGTTGCGGTTGGTGACATTACAATTACCACCAATCGAACAAAGATTGTGGATTTTACGCAGCCATATATCGAGTCTGGGCTTGTCGTAGTGGCCCCAGTTCAAAAGCTCAACTGTAGTGCTTGGGCGTTTTTAAGACCATTTACACCAATGATGTGGTTTGTCACAGGTTTATTTTTCCTTGGTGTGGGAGTGGTTGTTTGGATCTTGGGGCGTAGAACAAATGATGATTTCCAGGGCCCTCCTAGAAAACAAGTTGCCACCATCGTTTG GTTTAGCTTTTCAACTTTGTTCACTACTCATA GAGAAAAGATTGACAGCGCTCTCAGTCGCTTAGTGCTTCTAATATGGCTGTTTGTAGTTCTAATACTCAATTCCAGTTACATTGCAAGTCTGACCTCAATCCTCACGGTCGAACAACTTTCTTACTCTGTCAAAGGGATTGAAAGTTTAATCATAAGCGACGATCCCATTGGTTACCAGCATGGTTCATTTATTGAAAACTATTTGATGGAGGAGCTCAACATACAGAAGTCCAGGCTTGTTCCTCTTGACTCGGCAGAAGAGTTTGAGAAAGCCTTGAACGATGGGCCCAACATGGGTGGTGTTGCTGCAGTGGTTGACAAGCGAGCATACATGGAGCTCTTCCTCTCCAGTAGATGTGAGTTCGGTATAGTTGGTCAAGAGTTCACTAAGACGGGATGGGGTTTT GCTTTTCCACGGGATTCGCTCTTGGCAGTTGACATGTCAACTGCCATCTTAAAGCTGTCAGAAAGTGGGGAATTACAAAAGATTCATGACAAGTGGCTTTCAAGACAAGCTTGCCGCTCAGAAGGTGCAAAGCAAGAAGTAGACCGCCTTTCGCTTACAAGTTTCTAA